One genomic window of Larimichthys crocea isolate SSNF unplaced genomic scaffold, L_crocea_2.0 scaffold67376, whole genome shotgun sequence includes the following:
- the LOC109142196 gene encoding interphotoreceptor matrix proteoglycan 1-like, which yields MKFAKSVPYNITEAVHCALEQLCSTTLKNLHIQIDTHSLDVEPADQADACKFLACDEFSRCVVSGRTKEARCQCERGFLSVDGVCQSLCVLQPDYCQGGECHIVRGHGAVCRYRRLAG from the exons ATGAAGTTCGCCAAGTCGGTGCCGTACAACATCACCGAGGCCGTCCACTGCGCCCTGGAGCAGCTCTGCTCCACCACACTCAAGAACCTGCACATCCAGATCGACACCCACTCTCTGGATGTTGAACCAG ccgaTCAGGCCGACGCCTGCAAGTTTCTGGCCTGTGACGAGTTTTCTCGCTGCGTGGTGAGCGGCCGCACGAAGGAGGCTCGGTGTCAGTGCGAGCGAGGCTTCCTGTCGGTGGACGGCGTCTGTCAGAGTCTGTGCGTCCTCCAGCCGGACTACTGCCAAGGAGGGGAGTGTCACATAGTCCGTGGACATGGAGCCGTGTGCAG aTACAGACGCCTGGCCGGTTAA